From the genome of Treponema denticola:
TTTACAATATTGATGCCGATAAACCTTTTAAGTTCGGCAAAGCTACGGATGAAAAAACAGGCTATAAGACCGTTTCAAATTTAACTATCCCTATTCTTTCTATGTCGGGAATGCTCTTGGGAGTCCTTCAAGTACTAAATGCCCTTAACAAAGATGGTCAACCGGAAGCCTTTTCTCATGATGATGAAATTTATCTAAGTCATTTCGCTTCAAATGCCGGAATAGCTCTTGAACATGCTTTTATAACAAGGGCAATGGTTATGCGTATGATCAAGACGGCTGAACTACGCGATCCGCGGGAAACGGGAATGCATGTAAACAGAGTTGCAAATTATTCCGTTGAAATTTATGATAGATGGGCATTTAATAACAGCATACCTATGTCCGAGCAAACAAAATACCGTGACTACCTAAAAATTGCATCGATGCTTCATGACATTGGAAAAGTCGCAATTTCGGATCTGATTTTAAAAAAAGCCGGAAAGTTAACCGATGAAGAATTCTCGGTTATGAAAACCCATACATGGCTGGGAGCCCGTTTGTTTAATGGAAATGACTCCCCTCTTGATAAGCTCTCAATGGAAATAGCTTTGCGCCATCATGAAAACTGGGATGGGACAGGTTATCCCGGACATATTGATATAGAAACGGGAGCCCCGC
Proteins encoded in this window:
- a CDS encoding HD domain-containing phosphohydrolase gives rise to the protein MTEKNKYKELSKEQILIKILETESLIHSVQDVDVLLEQILTEARSVVNADAGSIYIAEGDRLAIRYAQNNTLQKKLPAGTKLPYIFFDFPIDNHTIAGYAANTKTLINIPDVYNIDADKPFKFGKATDEKTGYKTVSNLTIPILSMSGMLLGVLQVLNALNKDGQPEAFSHDDEIYLSHFASNAGIALEHAFITRAMVMRMIKTAELRDPRETGMHVNRVANYSVEIYDRWAFNNSIPMSEQTKYRDYLKIASMLHDIGKVAISDLILKKAGKLTDEEFSVMKTHTWLGARLFNGNDSPLDKLSMEIALRHHENWDGTGYPGHIDIETGAPLKTDKKTGYAQGLRGEEIPLGARIVAMADVYDALSSKRSYKDSWTEEDILEELKKMSGKKFDPEIAKAFFEVLERIQAIKAHLADE